Proteins encoded by one window of Desulfatirhabdium butyrativorans DSM 18734:
- the rplL gene encoding 50S ribosomal protein L7/L12 translates to MSNITKADVIEFIANMTVLELSELVKELEGKFGVSAAAPVAMMAAVPAAGAQAAAEPEKTEFNVILTGFGDKKINVIKEVRTVTGLGLKEAKDLVEGVPKPLKEGVSKEEAEKIKSIIEAAGGTVEIK, encoded by the coding sequence ATGTCCAATATTACAAAAGCAGATGTTATTGAATTTATAGCCAATATGACTGTGCTCGAACTCTCCGAACTGGTTAAAGAACTGGAGGGGAAGTTCGGTGTCAGTGCGGCTGCTCCTGTTGCCATGATGGCAGCAGTGCCTGCTGCTGGTGCTCAGGCCGCGGCCGAACCGGAAAAAACCGAATTCAATGTCATTCTCACCGGTTTTGGTGACAAGAAAATCAATGTCATCAAAGAAGTGCGAACAGTAACCGGGTTGGGGTTGAAGGAAGCAAAAGATCTTGTGGAGGGCGTTCCGAAGCCATTGAAAGAAGGTGTTTCCAAAGAGGAAGCCGAAAAAATCAAGTCGATCATTGAAGCCGCAGGCGGTACCGTCGAAATCAAATAG